In the genome of Streptomyces sp. Q6, the window GACGACCGCGTCACCGGCAACCTGGACAGCTTCGCGCCGTTCGCCAAGATCGTGCACGCCGACATCGACCCGGCGGAGATCGGCAAGAACCGCGCCGCCGACGTGCCGATCGTCGGTGACGCCCGCGAGGTCATCGCCGACCTGATCCAGGCCGTCCAGAAGGAGCACAGCGACGGCCACCAGGGCGACTACAGCGCCTGGTGGAAGGACCTCAACCGCTGGCGCGACACCTATCCGCTCGGCTACGACCACCCCGAGGACGGGTCCCTGTCGCCGCAGCAGGTCATCGAGCGCATCGGCCAACTCGCCCCCGAGGACACGATCTTCGCCGCGGGCGTCGGCCAGCACCAGATGTGGGCCGCGCACTACATCCAGTACGAGAAGCCGGCCACGTGGCTCAACTCCGGCGGCGCCGGCACCATGGGCTACTCGGTGCCCGCCGCCATGGGCGCCAAGGCCGGGGCCGCGGACCGTACCGTCTGGGCGATCGACGGCGACGGCTGCTTCCAGATGACCAATCAGGAGCTCACCACCTGCGCCCTGAACAACATCCCGATCAAGGTCGCCATCATCAACAACGGCGCCCTCGGGATGGTCCGCCAGTGGCAGACGCTGTTCTACAACCAGCGCTACTCGAACACCGTCCTGCACGCGGGCCCCGACGGCGAGACCCCGCCCAACAAGGGCACGCGGGTCCCGGACTTCGTGAAGCTGTCCGAGGCCATGGGCTGCTACGCCATCCGCTGTGAGCGCCCCGAGGACCTCGACAAGTGCATCGAGGAGGCGAACTCGATCAACGACCGCCCGGTCGTGGTCGACTTCATCGTCCACGAGGACGCCATGGTGTGGCCGATGGTCGCCGCCGGCACCTCGAACGACGAGGTCATGGCAGCGCGCGGCGTCCGCCCCGACTTCGGCGACAACGAAGACGACTGAGAGCCGTCAGGAAGAGGGAACACGCACCATGTCCACCAAGCACACGCTCTCCGTCCTCGTCGAGAACAAGCCCGGTGTCCTCGCCCGGATCACCGCCCTGTTCTCGCGCCGCGGCTTCAACATCGACTCGCTCGCCGTCGGCATCACCGAGCACCCCGACATCTCACGCATCACCATCGTCGTGAACGTCGAGGACCTCCCGCTCGAACAGGTCACCAAGCAGCTCAACAAGCTGGTCAACGTCCTGAAGATCGTCGAGCTCGAGCAGGGCGCCGCCGTCCAGCGCGAGCTCGTCCTCGCCAAGGTCCGCGCCGACAACGAGACGCGCTCGCAGATCGTCGAGATCGTCCAGCTGTTCCGCGCCAAGACCGTCGACGTCTCACCCGAGGCCGTCACCATCGAGGCCACCGGATCGAGCGACAAGCTCGAGGCGATGCTCAAGATGCTGGAACCCTTCGGCATCAAGGAGCTCGTCCAGTCCGGGACGATCGCGATCGGCCGCGGCTCCCGCTCCATCACCGACCGGAGCCTGCGCGCCCTCGATCGCAGCGCGTAAGCCCCTTCGCGCCCCTCTCGCATAGCGAGACCTGAAAACTTTCCTTCCGCACCCCGCCGTACGGTGGGACGCAACACCAGCACACATAGGAGAACCCCAGTGGCCGAGCTGTTCTACGACGACGACGCTG includes:
- a CDS encoding acetolactate synthase large subunit, translating into MTEQATGAHHPQPRPRSGGQQSAPVERVTGAKSLIRSLEEVGVDTVFGIPGGTILPAYDPMMDSSRVRHVLVRHEQGAGHAATGYAQATGKVGVCMATSGPGATNLVTPIADAMMDSVPLVAITGQVVSKSIGTDAFQEADIVGITMPITKHSFLVTKAEDIPKAIAEAFHIASTGRPGPVLVDIPKDILQSQTTFSWPPQQDLPGYRPVTKPHAKQIREAAKLITNAKRPVLYVGGGVMKARATAELKVLAELTGAPVTTTLMALGSFPDSHPLHVGMPGMHGAVTAVTALQKADLIVALGARFDDRVTGNLDSFAPFAKIVHADIDPAEIGKNRAADVPIVGDAREVIADLIQAVQKEHSDGHQGDYSAWWKDLNRWRDTYPLGYDHPEDGSLSPQQVIERIGQLAPEDTIFAAGVGQHQMWAAHYIQYEKPATWLNSGGAGTMGYSVPAAMGAKAGAADRTVWAIDGDGCFQMTNQELTTCALNNIPIKVAIINNGALGMVRQWQTLFYNQRYSNTVLHAGPDGETPPNKGTRVPDFVKLSEAMGCYAIRCERPEDLDKCIEEANSINDRPVVVDFIVHEDAMVWPMVAAGTSNDEVMAARGVRPDFGDNEDD
- the ilvN gene encoding acetolactate synthase small subunit, translating into MSTKHTLSVLVENKPGVLARITALFSRRGFNIDSLAVGITEHPDISRITIVVNVEDLPLEQVTKQLNKLVNVLKIVELEQGAAVQRELVLAKVRADNETRSQIVEIVQLFRAKTVDVSPEAVTIEATGSSDKLEAMLKMLEPFGIKELVQSGTIAIGRGSRSITDRSLRALDRSA